TGTGTTTTTGTTGATTAAGCATAAATTTTTGTTAGTCTGAAAAGGAAAAAATTCACATCTCTCACGCCTCTGAAAGATGCCCTAAAAGCTTTGATTTTGGCATTGAATGATTCTGCAGAAGCATTTGTACTTCTGTGATTAAAATAATTCAGGATCGTCAAATAATGTGATTGAATGGTTCTGGTGATGCTTCCAAATGACAAAATACCTGAGTTATCAACCCTATCATACCACTGTGCCAGTTTAGCAAAAGCTACTCCTTTGTCTTTTGTTTGATGGTAAATAGCCCCCAATTGCAAGGAAAAATGATATGCTTTCTTTAGGTCAGGATACAGTTCAAAAAGAATTTCAGCTCTTGTTTTCTGAGAATATGTCCATGCTGTGGGTTTCTTAAACAACAAATATCTGCTACGCGCCAGTAGTTGCTTGAGAGTGTCTCCGTTTGCCAGAACCGGTGGATTGTATTTCCTTCCGCAGGCTTTCGCTAATGCCATATCGATCGTTTCCCTGTCCAGTGCATTCCAACGATGTTTAATTCTGAGCTCCTGAACGGCATCATAAGCCAACTGTTGAACATGAAACCTGTCGGTCACTCTACTGGCTTGGGGAAAGCAAATTTTGATCACGTATTCCATATTGGCTGCCATATCCATGGTAACTTCCCGGACTTTCCACCTGACACGCTTTGGCAGCTTGTTGAGAACCGCGACAATATCCTCTGCCTTAGTTCCCCGAACCATAGCCACAATGGTTCCTTTACCTCCTTTTGCCGCTTTGTTGGTGACAATAGTATATAGTTCTCCGTTAGACAAGCTGGTTTCATCTATACTTAAGAAGCGGCCTACATTATCCGGATAAAGCAGCCATTGGTGAGCATGAGATTTTTGATCCCACTGATGATAATCACTCAGATAGTCCTTGTATTGCTCTTGCAACTGCTTGCCATCCAGATAATAATGCACTGCAAGGGATTTAGCACTTATGGGATGAGTATCCAGGTAATTCTTTTAAAAAAGCCGCGAATTCCTGTGTAAATCGCGTTCCTTTTGCCGTAAGTTCCCAATTTCGGCTAACCACTTGGTTTGTATTGGCATTCAACCACCTTCGACACTTAATCTTCAAATCAAATACCTTTCCTCGTATTGGAAAATCATGTATGGTTTGTTCCTGATGAAAGCCATGACAACGAAGAGGTTCTCCTGCATACTCTGAAGGAATATCAGGCTTTTCTTCAAGATAAACCGCATAACCTATCCCAATGTTCCTAACTGATTTTATTTCAAAATACTCCAGAATCCCTTCTGGCAATATTAACTCCAACAACTGATGTTCCGCTGACTTTAATTCTGTCTCTTTTTCCATGAAACAAAATTATCATTTTTTATCCTCTAACACAACTTTTCCGATTGATCCATAATCTTCCGAACACTCGTAATTATAAATCTGCGGCAGCAGGAGAGCGTCAGCGTCCGGTAGGACGTGACGTTCACGCGAGAATCCGCGGTTGAAACACGCACGAACCCCGCTATGAAATTTGCACTTTGTTACCGCTAGTATTTTATTTCTTTTTTATTTTCAAGTCATCTAAAAGCATTACATACATGCTGCTAAGTATCACAAAAAGCATTATTATAAATTGTGTCCCGTTATAAAAAATCAAACCGTTCAAAATGTACTTTAGAATTTTATAAAAGATTTTGATGTAACAAATGTCTGTATGTGGTAACCATGATTTAAAATGAGTGAGAAACATTAGAATTATCAATCCAATTGAAATCACAATTCCGTACGATATTTGTGAAATCAATTGCTCCGAAAAATGTCGATATCGTATCACATAGTTTCTTGTTTCCTCATTTGAATCAGTGTCTAAAAGCCTTTTCCGAATATTGAGTTTGTCAGCCACAACTAATAGTAAATTAAAAAACAGACCTGAAAAAATGCTTATACCTGTAATAAAATAATTTGCAATATCTGTGTCTATTGATACACCAACAGCCAGAAAAGTTATTGACACAACAAAAGGAAAAGCGTAATAGTATGAAAAAACAATTCGTTTGTCTTTTACGATGCTTCCATTATAATCCTTGCGAAGCGATTCCAGTGCATCTTTCCTAATTTCCCATATTTTTATTTTAGTCCACATCTTCTGGAGTATAACCGATTTCTTTTTTTACTTTTTCTAAAATAGAGTTGGTATGTTTCCGAATTAAATCATAGTCCGGATACTCAACTCCTTTTTTTTTCAATGAGTCGTTCAAAAAGTAGGTTGGTAAAATATCTTTTTCTTTAGATACTTTTGCACTTGACTGATGTCCAAATTCATCTTTATATGTTGCAATTGTTTCAAAATCATCATCATCATCCATTTCAAGTGCGGTCAAATCTGAATTGATTATTTTTTTCTTTCTGAATAGCTTCCAGAATGTTTCAGGATTTTCTTCAAATCCAGTTATCTCAATTTTGACTTTTAGATGTTCTTTTTCAGTGAAGACGGGGTTTAAACTTTCTCTCGCTTTGTTGCTTAATCCTTGCTTGATAAGTGAAACTTTATATATTACACTTTTCTTTTTGAACCTTTCTTTATAGTCCTCTGGGACGTGTTTATACTTTTCAATGGTATGGTTTTTATCAGCAAAGTATCTTGCAAGCTGCTCGAATATTAATGTATTAACCCCCATGTCTGTATAACTTTGTATCATTAAAACACCGACAGTTCCATCGAATGGTGTCCAAATTTTAAAATAATAGGGAAGAGCAGTGATTTTATCTCTTTCAATTGTATCTTCTATTTGATTTGGATTTGTTCTGTCGTAAACGTCTTGGTCTATTCCGGTCGTGCCACCATTAATAAGTCCATCAATGATGTTTTTTGAAGGATAAGGTTTTAAGAAGTCGGTAGCAATACCTTTTGTTTCTTCTCTGTTTAGTACGAATTGTTCATGAAATGAATCAATAAATCCTCCAATAAATCGTTTAATCAATTTTTTTTTGTCGATTTGCAGTGGATCTTCATCTTCTCGTGAATAGTTTTCCCGGAAAAAATCACCGAATATTTTATGTTCAGCGTCTCTTTCCCCTCTTACTTTAATTGAAAAGCAGTAGATGTCTAGTTTTAATTGATGTCCCATGTAGTTAGGTTTTTATTAATATTAGCGGTAACGGTTTGCCAATATGAGGAGGCTGGGATTTCCGTGCCACTACCAATCAGCCCGTTACAATTTTGATTAAATGTACTAAATTTTCGCAAACCACTGACCCCCAGCTTACTTATATTGGCTGTTAGCAACTGCCTATACATCATCATCTCTATTTTTCCTTTTTAATTGATGTAGTATCATTGGAGTTATTTCTTTCATTGTGTCTTTTACCAATTCATCAATCATTTCTTTTGTAATAATCGTTCCTTCTGGATATTTTCCTAATGAATTATTTATTGCTCTACTTATTAATTCTTGATTATGGTTTGATGATTGTCTTTTCATTGCTAAGCCGACAACTCGTTCAAAACGTTTTTGGACTTTTAAAAAAGGCTTGTCGTCTTTATTCTCAAACAAATCTAGTAGTTGTCCCCTTGTATAGTTTAAAGGGATGACCCTTATTATCTCTTTAATTTCAATTAAATCGAAAGTATAAGTTTCATCCATTGGGACTCCATCATAGTTTTCATTTAGTTTGATAATGAAATTATGAACATTAAATAATTCAATGTAAGCAAAAAGTATTTTTTCGTTTGGATTTCCAATAACACGTATTACATGACTTACTTCTGATTCCACAGGTGCATAAATAGTATTCTCAGGATAATGCATCCATACAATGTCTAAATCCTCTTTTTCATCAAGATAATCAAATAAGTGCACTATATATTTTCGATCACCTCCTTTATAAATAAAGTAATTGATTGCGCTTTTTGTTATAGATCTAAAAACTTCTTTCCCTCCAATTGTTGACTGAAAATGAATGGTATCATCTAAATATTCTTTTTTATATTCAGCAGTCTTTATTGCTTCTTCAATATTCAGTTGAGGATATTTTCGTTTTAATCCCTTTAGTATTTGCTTGTATTCTTTTTCATTTCTTGCCGTAATAGAAAGTTCGACTTTTTCTCCATCAACTACTTCAGAAATAATCGGCTTCGACATCATTGGGTCTCCACCATATTGAATGTAATAATCTTCACCTGTAGAAGTCAGTTTACCTTTAATTGACTGTGGTTCGCCTCTATGTCTCTTAATTAATAAAAGATTTGACAAATCATTTGTACTATCAGCTAAGATTTTATCACAAGAATCACCAAATCCCGAATTGCATGTTTTGCATAATAAGTTTTTTGGTTTTAATCGACCTCCACAAGCATTTAATATAATATGTTCTTCTGATTCATTATCAGAAGTCAATTCAACTTCGCATTTGTAACATTTTGCCATGACGTTGTTTTTAGGTTGCCCCTAACATCTGTGTATACGCCCCTCAATTGTATATAAGCCATAGCATAGCACATATTCGTCTTATAAGTTTGCTACATTCGCTGTAATTAAGCTCATTACATCTATCTGGGTGTTTCTGTTTATGGCGTATATCCTTTTGTTGCAATATGTGCAATATATCTCAGTCGTCTGCTACCCGAATGTCCAGGTAAACTTTCTACGCAATGAAGATCTTTTTCATCCTATCCGATTTGCAATCAAAAAGCACTCCTCCATTATAATATAAACCGTTTCATCCGGTGCTGAACAGGAATAGCTTTCAAATTACGCTTTCTTTTCCCTTTCCGTTAGCCCAACATTAGGCATATAAATCGTAATGATAACTTATTTTCCTCTTTCTCCAATGTCCGCTTCAAATGTAAACAATTATTTTTAATCTAACAGCAAAAAATATCAATCAGTTATCAACATTTGATATAATGGGAGCGGATGGGTATAAGGGTGTACAATAAGAGGAGCCGGGGTGTTGTGCTGTAAAGAGCATGAAAAGAGGGATGTTTTCCCTGTGCAGGTGTCCGCTGCCTGCACGCAGGCAACAAAAAGTAAAATACAAAATAGCTTCATATTGTTCTTATTTGCATATATAATCTTCGTCAATCTTTACACTAAATGATTATTCTGTGAAATATTTGATACAAAATGTTGGCAACACCAATTTCTTTACTTAGTTTTGTGTCGAAATATTTAACAGGCTTAATTTATGATGAAGAATTTGCATTCCCAACCCCGCCCGCTTCGCTCGTCCCCTTTCACCAAAAGGGACAACACGTGAGCATGATGTTTTGGCAACTATGGCAGCTTTTTCCTGTTCGTCAGGTTGTTTTGCCCTTCTGATGAAGGGAAGTACCCCTGGGTGGTAGGGTTAGGCATGAAAAGGATTGAAGGAAAGAAGCAGCAACAGGTCGAATGTCAATCTGCTATTCCGTCGTTCTGTTATTTGATTTCTGTCTGCCAGCTACGAAACTACCTGGGTTTTCTTCAAATTTTCATTGTCCATTACTCATTTATTCATGTTCACCGCCTTTTCCCTTTTGTCCGGATTCCTGCTGGTTCTCTTTGCCCTGCTGCTGTGGGCGAGGCCATCATCTATCCGGAGGGCAAACCGGATGCTGTCAGGGATCTTCCTGCTGTTGGCGGCACTCAGCCTGTGGATGCTACTCCTTTATTATATATACGGCCGGAAGATGGACTTCCTGCTCCCGTGCTATCTTCCCCTCGACCAGGTGCTGGTGATGTTCATCGGGCCGTTGCTCTATTTTTATGTGTTGCTGTTGTTCGATCCTTCACGCCGCATCACGGCCCGGCAGTTTGCCAGGCATGCCCTCCCGGCTCTGCCTGCGCTGGCCTATGGCAAAAGCCCTTCCGATTACCAGGACGAACTGAAACAGGAGAAAAGGATGGGCAGAAGCACAGAAGCCCCCATCCGGTAGATAACAGCACCGGGATAGAGATATCTTCCTGTTTTATGGGAAACTCCAATTTCCTTCGGTTGCACAATGCCCTGTATTTTCCCGGCTCCACACTCTTTCGGCATTTCCCGTCGCCGGTTTTTCACATCATCACATCCTGAATCGCTTTTCAATTCCGTGATTGCCTGTTTTTCGTTGCGGAATAGACCCGGTTTGTTAAGCAGGCCCGGGTAATAAGGAGATAATACCGGGGTAAAGGAAGACAACTCCGGGGTAAAAGAAAAAGATACCGGGGTAAAGGAAAAAGATATCGGGGTCAAATTGTTAAAATCGGGTCAAAAAGTCGTTTTTTTGAACAACTTGGTAAAGGATTATAATCCTTTACCAACTTTGCCCTCAAAAATTTGCACAAGGGCTTTTGAATCCTTAGTTTTACGACTCATTAATTTTCAGGCGAATGAAAACACGGTACCATTGTCCCGTCCGGGAAAATCATCGGCTATATGGATTTCGCTATTGTTAAACAAAAAAAAACGTTATCGTATGAAAAACTACAATGCCGTTTTGCACATTACAAGCAAGAAACCTATGGCAATAGCAGAATTGAGTGAAAGAGTAGCCATCAGCATGACTGGGGAATGGTCAGCAAGCCGGTATCATTTATGCCGAGATAAAAATCAATAGTATATGAGACGGTGCATTTGTAGAGATGTTTATGTTACAGACCTTAAAGGTTTTCAAAACCTTTGAGGTCTCTACGATGTCAGGAATAATTCCTATTCCGGCTTTAGCCAAATGAAGAACAATTGATAATGAAAATCAGGAAGTTAAGGAAGTTACAGGAAGATCTAACCCTACCCCCTTCGGGTACTTCCCTTCATCAGAAGGGCAGAACAATCTGCCAGAGCAAGCAAAGGCTACCATGGTTACCAAAACATGATGTTCAGGAGCTGTCCCCTTTGGTGAAAGGGGACAGGATAACACTTAAGAATAATATTTTAGTAATCCTGAACATGCTGACCTCTCCCTAAGTCCCTCTCCAAAGTAGAGGGACTTTCCCTGATGACGAAATGAAATATAATACGGGAGGAGCGTAGCGGTGACATCTTTAATTCCTGATAATTTGGCAATCCAGGCTCATATGAATAAAACAGATCGCAGGGCTAACGCCCCTTTCTTTTTTTGGGATCCATTTTTCTATGAAGACCGCAGGGCTAACGCCCCTATAGATTGAAGGATTGAGGGACCTAGATCGTCGGATGTATAAATTTGACGTAGCGGGAGGAGCGTAGCTCTGGCATCTTCGTAGGAAACGATATCCATTATATCACAATAGCCGCGTAG
The sequence above is drawn from the Microbacter margulisiae genome and encodes:
- a CDS encoding ISAon1 family transposase, producing MHYYLDGKQLQEQYKDYLSDYHQWDQKSHAHQWLLYPDNVGRFLSIDETSLSNGELYTIVTNKAAKGGKGTIVAMVRGTKAEDIVAVLNKLPKRVRWKVREVTMDMAANMEYVIKICFPQASRVTDRFHVQQLAYDAVQELRIKHRWNALDRETIDMALAKACGRKYNPPVLANGDTLKQLLARSRYLLFKKPTAWTYSQKTRAEILFELYPDLKKAYHFSLQLGAIYHQTKDKGVAFAKLAQWYDRVDNSGILSFGSITRTIQSHYLTILNYFNHRSTNASAESFNAKIKAFRASFRGVRDVNFFLFRLTKIYA
- a CDS encoding ISAon1 family transposase N-terminal region protein, which codes for MEKETELKSAEHQLLELILPEGILEYFEIKSVRNIGIGYAVYLEEKPDIPSEYAGEPLRCHGFHQEQTIHDFPIRGKVFDLKIKCRRWLNANTNQVVSRNWELTAKGTRFTQEFAAFLKELPGYSSHKC
- a CDS encoding HNH endonuclease, which translates into the protein MAKCYKCEVELTSDNESEEHIILNACGGRLKPKNLLCKTCNSGFGDSCDKILADSTNDLSNLLLIKRHRGEPQSIKGKLTSTGEDYYIQYGGDPMMSKPIISEVVDGEKVELSITARNEKEYKQILKGLKRKYPQLNIEEAIKTAEYKKEYLDDTIHFQSTIGGKEVFRSITKSAINYFIYKGGDRKYIVHLFDYLDEKEDLDIVWMHYPENTIYAPVESEVSHVIRVIGNPNEKILFAYIELFNVHNFIIKLNENYDGVPMDETYTFDLIEIKEIIRVIPLNYTRGQLLDLFENKDDKPFLKVQKRFERVVGLAMKRQSSNHNQELISRAINNSLGKYPEGTIITKEMIDELVKDTMKEITPMILHQLKRKNRDDDV